The DNA region AATAGGAATGGCTGTCAGGAACATGGTCATCAAAATGAGGAGAAACATGGGCGCAGTTTTCCCTCCAAATATTGTTATGAGAGTAAGTTCAATCTGCAAAGGAAGATTAGCATATTTGAGGCTTAGAAATTTGGAAACAATTTAGAGGAAGTTACCGATAACTTGAATAATATACGTGGACCAGGCctcggttgttcgaaggtcggataacactatccactggataaatctctatatGGTGAATaacgttttgctatcacttatccgctggatagcgacCCAGAAcgaattttcctttcttcttccaAATCCTTTGTTATTATATATGTTATTAGTAACGATGTGCCACTTAGATAATGAGTAGACTTTTAACGGTAAAGTCAGCGTTCGTCGCGGCTTGCTTCTCCGCTCAACTTCTGTTGTCAGTTTACAATTACCactcaaattttctttaaacatGTAGTTTTAGTATCTATTACTATATTAGGTAAAAATCATCAATAGACGCCCAATTATTTCATTGATCGCAATCATAACACTAGTAGTTTTAGTATCTATTACTATATTGGGTAAAAATCATCAATAGACGCCCAATTATTTCATGGATCgcaatcattaaaaaagaagataacaaagagaaaaaactaATAATCAACTAAGCGGCTGCGAGCTAATGACCTCGGAAAATAAACTGGTAGGGAGGAGGAACGGAAGGAGTGAATTTGCATAAGTAATCGCATGGACTGAGTAAAATCAAGACAAATATCACTTGTGTCCAGTTAGCGTCGACTAACTGTAAAACGCACGAATCAGCTgagtgaaattttaattttgtaacacGACGTTAAAGCAGTGAAACCAGCCCTGCTAAAAAACATTCGCCGTCAAAGAAACTATAATACTTTTAGGCAAAGTTAAAcctttttgaatattttcaattttaaggaGTGTACAAATGTAAAAACCAAtttcaactgaagaaaaataaaaaaaaaacatagggCTCGGTTTGTTTTGGGCCCTTAAGTGCTTTCATTTTGTCTTAAAGGTGTCCCATAAATTGGTAACGAGTTAACGGGTGATGACATAGAACACTGTGAAAACTTTCCGTTGACAGTAACAAATTTCTCACAACTCTTGTAATCTTGTATTAGTCAGcgttcaaattttcttgaaataatgtccGATAGCGATAAATACCCTTTGTCTAAGCCGATCAGCATTTAGTAATTTTGCCCTCTATGTTTAAGGGGTCGTAATATTAACTCGGAAATGGCTTTCAGCCATTTTTCAGGTTAAAAGGATCTAAATAAAGGAAGGGAAATCTATCTGGATCTTGCTTAAGCTCGAGCGTATCATAGGAGACGACAAATCCTTTCAGCGATTattctatttttcatttatttcgcTATTATGCCCTCTTTTACGAAACATTCAATCAGGCAAACCTGGATGAGTTTTCAGTCAATGCCCTTTAGATCAATCTTAATCGATACTACATTTTAAGAGTAGTTAtttctgtctctctctctcattCTCCGGAAAACAGCTTTTCAGTACGAGCTCTGCACAACCAGGCGTGGGTGCTATGAAATGTAGTGACACATTCAATCCTTTATTCAAGCACAATGAGACACACGCATAGTTCTAACTTTAAATGTGCCAAATTTCAGTAATTACGTAAGTTATCTAAGTGCGTCAAAatttaagtttcttttgtttttcaattctgTTGTCCAGCGGTGTACTTTCGAAACAGTAATCTTCCGCCCTTTTGGTCAGCGGTTTTGGTTGCTGCTTTATGTGTAGCGGCATCTCTGTTTGGCATGCGCCACACAGTTCTCCGCTGGTCACGATTTTTATTATAGCACTTGCACCAAGATCCCGCAACTTTCCAATCGCAACCATGCCACCCCCAATCTTCTGATGTGTTTGGGTATGCAGTTACCTTAGAGTCACCTGCACCTTGCTTGACTTTCTTGTAATGGACACATGTTGGACCACGACAGGAGCACCAAACGGGTTTGTAGTGACAGTCATCATCATTGTGGCAGCCCTCTTTTGCCAGGGTACACTCGAATTCTGGATACTTCTCTCTGGAGCTACTGGTATGGTCAAACTTTTGTACGGCAAGTCCAGAGTTACTTATGTATGGACAACCATAATTCAAGAACCCAAGGTAGTAGTACTCCAGGTTTGTGGCtcggatattgttaggagaCCCCTGTTTAAATCGGCTCTTTAGGATGGTCCAGATCGCCATGAAGGTGTGCTGAACAGACGCTGGAAATTCATCTGCTTCATTCATTAGTTGGCCAAGCAATTCAACCGACATCGCTTCGTTTACCAGCTTGctatttgtttccctttttccacCTCTGACAAAGCGTTTCTCGCTTGTTCTCATCTCGTCCGCTTTGGATATCTCACTTTGGCTTACGTTTGAACATGCGGAAACGCCAACCTTTCCAACCTGGGAAGGTCCTGCGACCGAAATGCAAGCTTTTACTTGGAAATCTCTTTCAGTGTAGGTCTTAGAGCTCTCTGCGAATGTCATCTGCTGAAATCTTGATCCGCGCTTCACAGACGTTATGGCATGAGAGCCGTATTCCTTAAGAAAATCATAATACTCTCTCCATGAGTTTGGTTCCCAGGGATTTTGGATGTTTACGGGCAAGTCCTCCAGGTCACTCAGAAATGTTTCCTTCAAGTCGGTGATGTCATTCAGAAGACATTCTTTATCGACATAGATCTTTTCTGTTAACGCCTGCTTGATTAAAGACATGCCACTCACTTCCGTGTTCTGTGAACTTTTGCTCTTTGTTGCTACTGATACCGTAACACCCAACGAGTAGGCGGACTGTAAAGAGGCGCTCAAGCTTGACTGGGTGGCAAGTGATTTATAAAATTCCTTGGTATTTGCATAATATTCGAAGTGGCTGCTTGAAgacttcaaagttttctttacgAGACATTTCGGGGGGAGCTCCTCAAAGATCCTGTTCTCTTGCTCCTGAAAGTCGGCCAGTATGTTGACCTTTCGAAGATCTATCACTTTTCCTAGCCCAGAATTCTCGGCTACTGAAGCCTCACATGTTTCTTTAAATGTGTAtaacacaaaaacaagaaacaccAAAGGGACATGCATTATTCTGCTTTTCGAAGTACAATCTGtggggaaaaaaatgcatatgCCACAGAATGCGAACCAAAACGTGTTAACATGAGGCGATTAGggaactgttttaaaaaatacataaaaatttcagttaaaccttttttttttaaacaaatgaaaaacaaatgatCAGCTAGCGTTTTTAGGCTGTTAGTAAGatatcggtgatcatttccccgTAACAAAGACCCTTCGGAAGTGACTTCGAATCAGTGGTAAGTTAAAAGTACAACTTAAAAGGTATGTCAAATTTGTTTGTGTTACATGAAAGACGTCCTCTAAATTGGGTATTGAATGACTTGTAATGAGTTTCAACCTGTGCTTATCACCTCGAAAAGCTCAACAACGCTCTGTGCTAAGACTGAGGGAGACTCATTAGATAGAACTGTATTGGACGAAGGGCTTCCCTATTAAAGACTAAATGATGATCATTCTTATAATAATTGAATTAACGCAAGGgcatctaaaacaaaaacacagccTCGTGTGTCAGTTAAGTTGTATTGTAACACTGCTTGGACTTCTCGTAAGTTCTTGTCAACGGACCGGCAGTTTAAAGACGATAgctttttcaaaggttttaaattttagaaactGTTTCTTAAATGGAGGGGCTTACAACGAACGTTGACTTAAGCCTCTATATTTCACTCCAAGCTTTAAATGATTCTGTAATTTAATGACGAATGTTTCTTTACTTACCACTTCAAGTAATTTTTGAGCTTTACAATGAAGCactctttcaagtttttttatCAGTTGTCTTCTTTTCAGTGGCGTTTACtataaatttgcttttttctattttaaagtTTGTGCGTTTGGTCCAAATTCAGTGGCTTGAAGTCAAACATCCCATTTTTAACTGGTTTGAATTCcagcttttaaatttccaactGAATAAGAATGGATTCGAAACATCTTTAACAGGAAGCCTGTTTGTGAATTTCCACTCAAAGAACCTTTTGAATAGTAAACGGAACTGTTTACAACACGTCAGTCTGGTCAGTTCTTTATAAAGGGTGCACCCTTAAAAACCGTCAGCATTGTAGATGAATTTCTTTGAGAAATATTGAGACCTGGAACGAACAGTTTGTATGTTGACTCTGAATCGACAGGCAGTTACGAAGCCCACCCTTGGAATCTcaaataatcctttgtttttgAACCCTATATCCGACCTATTGCGGGCTTCAATTTGGTTACGACGCTCAGTAATATACGCCCTTAAGTAGAAAATCCATCAGTTGTAACACTGCTAATATTGCAACTTAGAATAGAACTACTAAGATCTCTCCGTAAAGCGagatgtttttcctcttttggaTTTGAGATGTACTTTTCAAATccgaaattttcaaattttatgcCTATTTACACCGCTAATACCCCTGATGTCTTCTACAAAGAAATCATCCACaagaactgaacaaaatgcagTAATTTTACcgaagaaactaaaatcaagATGTTTGAATCCACCTTGTCGTGTTCGTTTTTACCAGTACCTTGTTTACAAGTGACTAGATGAGATTTTGTATTTTTGCCGAAtattcaaaacttcaaaagaGGAGATTACTTGAAAACTGTAAAGTGTGTTTGATAGATTAACTTTATGAGTTGGTCTAAATTGCAGGATCAAAGATAGATTCCCAGATGATCTCAAGAGGATTTCCTTCTGTACCTTTTCTATCTACACATCTTATGGTATCGATCCGTCCAACACACTAATTCCCCTGACCTCTATGTGATTTCGATGTGTCGAAGTGGTGAGTTGCGTTTGGCTTTTACAGAATGAAATGTTGCTTAATTTAGAAGTCATATCTcataggaaaattttcatgtagGCAGTTTATGTAAGCAGTTCATGGTCCTTCATGAGTGAGTTTTGTTGGTAGTCCGCCTGCCTTGTGCAATTTTCAGCATTCAAGCTGTCCAAAATGTGGTAAAGGGGGAGGTTTCTCAGAAAGTTACAATTGTGATATATTTGTTTACAGTTGAATTTATCGATggaaatttcattcatttcatttttaaattctctCAAGAAATTTTTCGTTGCAGCGAAGTTTTCAATCCTACTTCGTACAAATATGCTTTCGGTAAGTCTTTACAAGTCTAGCCATCTGTACCGTAAACTGCACAACAAAAACCGAATGAATTTAACGAGAAAAAGCCACATTAAATTCCTCTTGGGTCTAGTGTCTCGTTTGACTTTAGCTATTTAGTGGAAAAAGACTCtcacaattttaaaacatacatttgaatttacttacaattacttccCTTGCAATTTACAGAGGTGTTATTCGTACACTGCTCATCGATGgaagtaaataatactttccgtaagatcaaATTTGCTTTACTTCTGTTTTAACCATCATTTACactaaaaaaacattttcagttaaaGGAGGATCTTGCTCTgattacagccctaaatcattcgggttctttcggcAAGAATGTCGtgaagttttaaaaagaatgaaagtACGACCTTACGGCTTCGGGCGTTACTCAAGACCCCGGGCATAGTTTTTCCCGATACGGACTTcccggctggcgaataacatatacgtacttttcatttttaacattttttttcttttctgaacaCTCCAACATAAAATTAGCAAGCAAAATTTTGTGTATTAAATGTCCAAATGTCAAAGATAAGAAAACTATGAACTTTAAAAATGACGATACCCACAGAAGGCTAATTACCTTAAACATAAAACTTTTAGGCAATTTTACTTACCTTGAGGTTCTAGCTCCTCTGAATCTCTCGGATTATGACAAATCCTGATGTCAGGGACTCGCTTAAATTTTCAGAGAACAAAGATTTGATTTGGAATTATTACCTCATTACCCCGTGACCTTCCGGGTAAAGTTCGGTTCATTTGCATACTAACCAGCtggaaaatgagaaaacaatTATTGAGTTAGAGTGATTAATGAAAACGTCAGCAGGGTGTAAATTATCCATTAGCGAAgtgttggtttttgttttcatatatttcttatattttaagtttttgttctttttaccCTTCCTTCAatctgtttttggttttttgtttctttttttatctcttcttttCCCTCTTCGTCTTTCATCAATCCAAATGGGCGAGAAAGATTGGcatggcaaaaaaattaataaagctCCTTAATTGATTTAGGAGCCAAGGGTCGCTCTGCTTCCTACACATGAATAAGTAGATCACATGCTTCAGATTGGAAGCAATTGGGAAAAAATcgatgttttatttttgtccacTTTTTGGAGGTGTGTctcattataataaaaaataaagaaactcaTCTTTCAATGTACAAACTATGGTTGGGCTACTCTTTGAATTGTAGCACATTGCCTACTAAATTGCTAAAGAAGATAAACAACATAAGAATTAAAAGCAACTCAACTCACTacttttttctaatattttcgAAGATTTAAGAAATGATTGAAAAGGACAATCAAAGCGCAGTTTACTAATATTGATATGGTAGAACTGTTACGATATCGGTGATCACTTCTCCGCAACAAGGTTTGCTCGGCAATGACTTGGAATCAATGGCAGGTTAAAGATATAGTTTGTAAGGTATGTCAAAATTCATAAAAGTCTTCGTTTGAAAACGATCAAAGGTATACATGTATCAAGAGGGTTATAACGAACGCTGacttaaaacatatttatttcaCCCTACGCGTTGAAGGATTCAGCAACTAAAGTATTATTATTTCACACAGTATCAATCAAGATGTTGGTAAAGCGCCTAGGTTTTGTACGATTTCATTACATCCAATTTGTGCCAAATTTGGTCGGAAAGTAGTGGAGAAAATCTATCGATCAGTGATTGATTTGCAGCCAAGACACTTAGCGTCGGGTATAtgaggaaaaacaaagcaaatcaaaGCAAATCACAATAGCAATGGCGAGCAGGCAGTCGGGTAATGAAGCGGATTTTGAAGCGATGAAGCAATGAATTGAAAGGATTTTGAGAGCTCCTAAAGATAGTTTGCAGGAGCAAACACCATCCGATGTGTTTTAAAATCTACCGATCAGTAATTGATTTGCAGCCAAGACACTTAGCGTCGGGTATATGAGGAAAGACAAAGCAAATCAAAGCAAATCACAATAGCAATGGCGAGCAGGCAGTCAGGTAATGAAGCGGATTTTGAAGCGAAGAAGGAATGAAACGAAATAATTTTGAGAGCCCCTAAAGATGGTTTGCAGGAGCAAACACCATCCGATGTGTTTTGTAAGAGATTTTAAACGTAATTCGGACAGCTGGAAAGGAATTGGAGGCGATTATGAGGTAAGGGATACTTTGCAGGTAGCACGTGTTTGGAATGTGGCTAATATGAACACAAATGCGGCTTAGTACTCCTTTATTCTGGTCTACAATTTGCTATATGCATACATAATATGACTCGTCTTTAATGGGAGTGTATATCATAAAATTACTTATCATAAAAGCTCTTTTTAAGCCGAACTGTTGGCTAGCATTATTTTTACGAATAAAGGAATGGAGGAACGACGTAATATCCTGAAATTCTAAAACGCGG from Pocillopora verrucosa isolate sample1 chromosome 1, ASM3666991v2, whole genome shotgun sequence includes:
- the LOC131799786 gene encoding DELTA-thalatoxin-Avl2a-like is translated as MHVPLVFLVFVLYTFKETCEASVAENSGLGKVIDLRKVNILADFQEQENRIFEELPPKCLVKKTLKSSSSHFEYYANTKEFYKSLATQSSLSASLQSAYSLGVTVSVATKSKSSQNTEVSGMSLIKQALTEKIYVDKECLLNDITDLKETFLSDLEDLPVNIQNPWEPNSWREYYDFLKEYGSHAITSVKRGSRFQQMTFAESSKTYTERDFQVKACISVAGPSQVGKVGVSACSNVSQSEISKADEMRTSEKRFVRGGKRETNSKLVNEAMSVELLGQLMNEADEFPASVQHTFMAIWTILKSRFKQGSPNNIRATNLEYYYLGFLNYGCPYISNSGLAVQKFDHTSSSREKYPEFECTLAKEGCHNDDDCHYKPVWCSCRGPTCVHYKKVKQGAGDSKVTAYPNTSEDWGWHGCDWKVAGSWCKCYNKNRDQRRTVWRMPNRDAATHKAATKTADQKGGRLLFRKYTAGQQN